A stretch of Fusobacterium massiliense DNA encodes these proteins:
- a CDS encoding branched-chain amino acid ABC transporter permease — MDKNKKLSYLATYALLIGLYFILFSLINSGFISRYQIGILILILINVILAASLNITVGCLGQITLGHAGFMSIGAYTAALITKSGIIAGYPGYIIALIVGGLIAGIVGFVIGIPALRLTGDYLAIITLAFGEIIRVLIEYFKFTGGAQGLTGIPRVNNFTLIYFITIISVIFMYSIMTSRHGRAVLAIREDEIASGASGINTTYYKTFAFVLSAIFAGIAGGIYAHNLGILGAKQFDYNYSINILVMVVLGGMGSFTGSIVSAIVLTILPEVLRSFAEYRMIVYPLILIIMMLFRPKGLLGREEFQISKVLACLSKKIKRGEANGK, encoded by the coding sequence ATGGATAAGAACAAAAAATTAAGTTATTTAGCAACATATGCGCTACTTATAGGATTATACTTTATCTTATTTTCTTTGATAAATTCAGGTTTTATAAGTAGATATCAAATAGGAATATTAATATTGATATTAATAAATGTAATTTTAGCGGCTAGTTTAAATATAACAGTAGGTTGTTTAGGGCAAATAACTTTAGGTCATGCTGGTTTTATGTCTATTGGAGCATATACGGCAGCTCTTATAACAAAATCTGGTATAATTGCAGGGTATCCTGGGTATATTATAGCTTTGATTGTTGGAGGTTTGATAGCAGGAATAGTAGGGTTTGTAATAGGAATTCCAGCTTTAAGACTTACAGGAGACTACCTTGCAATAATAACTTTGGCATTTGGAGAAATTATAAGAGTTTTAATAGAATATTTCAAATTTACTGGAGGAGCTCAAGGTCTAACAGGAATACCTAGAGTTAACAATTTTACACTTATATATTTTATAACTATAATTTCGGTAATATTTATGTATTCTATAATGACAAGTAGACATGGAAGAGCTGTTCTTGCAATTCGTGAAGATGAAATAGCAAGTGGAGCTTCTGGAATAAATACAACTTATTATAAAACTTTTGCTTTTGTATTATCAGCTATATTTGCTGGTATTGCTGGTGGAATCTATGCTCATAACTTAGGAATTTTAGGAGCAAAACAATTTGACTATAACTATTCAATAAATATTTTAGTTATGGTAGTCTTAGGAGGAATGGGAAGTTTCACAGGGTCTATTGTTTCGGCAATAGTCTTGACAATATTACCAGAAGTTTTAAGAAGTTTTGCAGAATACAGAATGATAGTATATCCACTTATATTAATAATAATGATGTTATTTAGACCAAAAGGTTTACTAGGAAGAGAAGAATTTCAAATTAGTAAAGTTCTTGCTTGCTTAAGTAAAAAAATTAAAAGAGGTGAAGCTAATGGAAAATAA
- a CDS encoding ABC transporter ATP-binding protein yields MENNNPILVAKDISISFGALKAVDNFNLEIKPKELIGLIGPNGAGKTTVFNILTGVYNASSGEYTLDGENVIKTSTSELVKKGLARTFQNIRLFKYLSVVDNVIAAYNFRMKYGVLKGMFRFPSFWREEKEAKDKAMELLKIFDLDKYADIAAGNLPYGEQRKLEIARAMATEPKILLLDEPAAGMNPKETEDLMNTIKLIRDKFGIAVLLIEHDMQLVLGICERLVVLNHGTILASGNPREVINNPQVVEAYLGKEGD; encoded by the coding sequence ATGGAAAATAATAATCCAATTTTAGTGGCTAAAGATATTTCAATTAGCTTTGGAGCATTAAAAGCAGTTGATAATTTTAATTTAGAAATAAAACCAAAAGAATTAATTGGCTTAATAGGGCCTAATGGTGCAGGAAAGACAACTGTCTTTAATATATTGACAGGTGTATATAATGCAAGTTCTGGAGAATATACTTTAGACGGAGAAAATGTTATAAAAACATCAACATCTGAACTTGTAAAAAAAGGACTTGCTCGTACTTTCCAAAACATTAGACTTTTTAAGTATTTATCAGTAGTGGATAATGTTATAGCTGCATATAACTTTCGTATGAAGTATGGCGTATTGAAAGGAATGTTTCGTTTTCCATCTTTTTGGAGAGAAGAAAAAGAAGCTAAAGATAAGGCTATGGAACTTTTAAAAATATTTGATTTAGATAAGTATGCAGATATAGCTGCTGGTAATTTACCTTATGGAGAACAAAGAAAACTTGAAATTGCTAGAGCAATGGCAACAGAACCTAAAATATTACTTTTAGACGAGCCAGCTGCAGGAATGAATCCTAAAGAAACTGAAGATTTAATGAATACCATAAAATTAATAAGAGATAAGTTTGGAATAGCAGTATTACTTATAGAACATGATATGCAATTAGTTTTAGGAATTTGTGAAAGATTAGTTGTTTTAAATCATGGAACAATATTAGCAAGTGGGAATCCTAGAGAAGTTATTAATAATCCACAAGTTGTAGAAGCATATTTAGGTAAGGAGGGAGATTAA
- a CDS encoding ABC transporter ATP-binding protein — MAMLEVKNLHVYYDNIHALKGISLEINEGEVVSIIGANGAGKTTTLQTISGLIKPKNGSITFQGKDLLKEKANNICKIGIAQVPEGRRIFSQLAVKDNLKLGQFTVKDTAENKEKDRAEIYKIFPRMSERKNQMAGTLSGGEQQMLAMGRALMSRPKLLILDEPSMGLSPLFVKEIFEVIKKLKDQGTTILLVEQNAKMALSISDRAYVIETGKITLEGKASDLLHNDSVKKAYLGG; from the coding sequence ATGGCAATGTTAGAAGTAAAAAATTTACATGTTTATTATGATAATATACATGCCTTAAAAGGAATTTCTCTTGAAATAAATGAAGGTGAAGTTGTATCTATTATAGGAGCTAATGGAGCAGGGAAAACGACAACTTTACAAACTATATCAGGTCTTATAAAACCTAAAAATGGTTCTATTACTTTTCAAGGAAAAGATTTGTTAAAAGAAAAAGCTAACAACATATGTAAAATTGGAATTGCTCAAGTTCCAGAAGGAAGAAGAATATTTTCACAGTTAGCTGTTAAAGACAATTTAAAATTAGGACAATTTACAGTTAAAGATACAGCTGAAAATAAAGAAAAAGATAGAGCAGAAATATATAAAATTTTTCCTAGAATGTCAGAAAGAAAGAATCAAATGGCAGGAACATTATCTGGTGGAGAACAACAGATGCTTGCTATGGGAAGAGCTTTGATGAGTAGACCTAAACTTTTAATATTAGATGAACCATCAATGGGATTGTCTCCACTTTTTGTTAAAGAAATCTTTGAAGTTATAAAAAAATTAAAAGATCAAGGGACAACAATTTTACTTGTTGAACAAAATGCAAAAATGGCTCTTTCAATTTCAGATAGAGCTTATGTAATAGAAACTGGAAAAATTACTCTAGAAGGTAAAGCATCAGATTTGTTACATAATGATAGTGTAAAAAAAGCATATCTTGGAGGATAA
- a CDS encoding branched-chain amino acid ABC transporter permease, translating into MEFLLQIINGLQIGSIYALVSLGYTMVYGIAQLINFAHGDIIMIGAYVSLFSIPLFNSWGFPIWATVIPAIVVCALIGCLAEKIAYRPLRNSPRISNLITAIGVSLFIENVFMKLFTPNTRSFPKVFNQGPVNLINGLQISFGAFSTIIVTVILFISLHLFMKKTKYGMAMIATSQDYAASELVGINVDRTIQLTFAIGSGLAAVGSVLYVSAYPQIQPLMGSMLGIKAFVAAVLGGIGILPGAVVGGFILGIIESLTRAYLSSQLADAFVFSILIIVLLFKPTGIFGKNVKEKV; encoded by the coding sequence ATGGAGTTTTTGCTTCAAATAATTAACGGTTTACAAATAGGGAGTATATATGCTTTAGTGTCATTGGGATATACTATGGTGTATGGAATAGCTCAACTTATAAATTTTGCACACGGAGATATAATAATGATAGGAGCTTATGTTTCACTTTTCTCTATTCCTCTGTTTAATTCTTGGGGGTTTCCAATTTGGGCAACAGTAATTCCGGCAATTGTTGTTTGTGCTTTAATTGGATGCTTAGCTGAAAAAATAGCTTACAGACCACTTAGAAATTCACCTAGGATTTCTAATTTGATTACAGCTATTGGAGTTAGTTTATTTATAGAAAATGTCTTTATGAAATTATTTACACCAAATACAAGATCATTTCCAAAGGTTTTTAATCAAGGACCTGTTAATTTGATAAATGGATTACAAATAAGTTTTGGTGCATTCTCTACAATAATAGTTACAGTTATATTATTTATTTCTTTACACTTATTTATGAAGAAAACAAAATATGGAATGGCTATGATAGCAACAAGTCAAGACTATGCTGCTTCAGAGCTTGTAGGAATAAATGTAGATAGAACAATACAGCTAACATTTGCAATAGGAAGTGGACTTGCAGCTGTAGGATCTGTATTATATGTCTCAGCATATCCTCAAATTCAACCATTGATGGGGTCTATGCTAGGAATAAAAGCATTCGTTGCAGCAGTATTAGGGGGAATAGGAATATTACCTGGAGCTGTTGTTGGAGGATTTATATTAGGAATTATTGAAAGTTTAACAAGAGCATATTTATCATCTCAACTTGCAGATGCTTTTGTGTTTTCAATATTAATTATTGTTTTATTATTTAAACCAACTGGAATTTTTGGGAAGAATGTAAAGGAGAAAGTATAG